A window of the Candidatus Hydrogenedentota bacterium genome harbors these coding sequences:
- a CDS encoding general secretion pathway protein GspK: protein MRRVATTRKRNEGVALILTLLFVVLLTVLVVEFAYEAQVEASYSLNSGNDFQARLAARSAVYKGLSVLETDRLQSELGAADGSASPADSRLSSWALPGEFEPLNDAVMRATISDEFGKINLNALVDYSTGEKFVREQVRQALILFFQQRATTGGQNVDAEALVDAIIDWLDEDDEIDGNGAETAFYQAAETPYSCKNGPMDSIDELLLIKGMSPALFFGARDVDPPQLPVTEFLTVHGDWIGRINPNTVYIDLDSGVSDALEAYCLGWVEAGMAEDINFEQMIQDMLSVQEELGAYQNVDDLAGYVTHVELAVAESRRPRGGAQDLEAAQVAAEREVLRQIFTVHSHIFRIHGDAMLDDILIRNEAYVLRVPQDPGTLDWPGGNEALPFQNPVYSGLELPQEFYRILSWKVIQ from the coding sequence ATGCGAAGGGTAGCAACGACACGGAAGCGGAATGAAGGCGTCGCGCTGATTTTGACGCTGCTGTTTGTCGTGCTGCTCACGGTGCTGGTCGTGGAGTTTGCGTATGAAGCGCAGGTGGAGGCCTCGTATTCGCTGAACAGCGGGAATGATTTTCAGGCGCGCCTCGCCGCGCGATCGGCGGTATACAAGGGCTTGAGCGTGCTGGAGACGGACCGCCTGCAATCGGAGCTGGGCGCCGCCGACGGATCGGCCAGCCCGGCGGACAGCCGCTTGAGTTCGTGGGCGCTGCCGGGCGAGTTCGAGCCGCTGAACGACGCCGTGATGCGCGCGACCATCTCGGACGAGTTCGGGAAAATCAATCTGAACGCCCTGGTGGACTACAGCACGGGCGAGAAATTCGTACGCGAACAAGTGCGTCAGGCTCTCATACTCTTTTTTCAGCAGCGGGCCACCACCGGGGGCCAGAACGTGGACGCCGAGGCGCTGGTGGACGCCATCATCGACTGGCTCGACGAGGACGACGAAATTGACGGCAACGGCGCGGAGACGGCGTTCTACCAGGCGGCGGAGACGCCCTATTCCTGCAAGAACGGCCCGATGGACTCGATCGACGAGCTGCTGTTGATTAAGGGGATGAGCCCGGCCCTGTTTTTCGGCGCGCGGGATGTGGATCCGCCGCAGCTTCCCGTGACGGAGTTCCTCACCGTGCACGGCGACTGGATCGGCCGCATCAACCCCAACACGGTTTACATCGATCTGGATTCGGGCGTGAGCGACGCGCTGGAGGCCTATTGTCTTGGCTGGGTGGAGGCGGGCATGGCCGAGGATATCAACTTCGAGCAGATGATCCAGGACATGCTGAGCGTTCAGGAGGAGCTGGGCGCCTACCAGAATGTGGACGACCTGGCCGGCTACGTGACGCACGTGGAACTCGCGGTGGCGGAAAGCCGCCGCCCGCGCGGGGGGGCGCAGGACCTGGAGGCCGCGCAGGTTGCCGCCGAACGCGAGGTGTTGCGCCAGATTTTCACGGTGCACAGCCACATCTTTCGGATCCATGGGGACGCCATGCTGGACGACATCCTCATCCGCAACGAGGCCTATGTCCTGCGCGTGCCGCAGGATCCGGGCACGCTGGACTGGCCGGGCGGCAACGAGGCGCTTCCGTTCCAGAACCCCGTGTACAGCGGCCTGGAGCTGCCGCAGGAGTTCTATCGCATTCTTTCGTGGAAAGTTATACAATAA
- a CDS encoding prepilin-type N-terminal cleavage/methylation domain-containing protein produces the protein MEFRGYAHGRLGRDADPVLPGQRHASRPGRPRGNGDVLRVPHQQYGSAGRGSSAVNRARSYRRAQAGFTLIEIMVAMTILVVLVGGVYVCFASVATTAEIAREASESLRLRQFLWNQLRDDLASISAKPDGEYALIGEDGSGPFGDADTLRFATSLPLSGAKSLPGIVKLVEYYIDDGSGEGEGLFRTFDGVEREEQEGTTLFITEKPLVLLAGGDELFPAAELRQDSEEGVWEREIPIRSFNVEYYDGLAEEWTPEWNSDELGFLPWAVRIQINLAKTKSQLEADRAAGVDPTRDFDLEMVAILPAGSGVLGEFLDPNHYRSTDQAAEAAGEG, from the coding sequence ATGGAGTTTCGAGGGTACGCCCACGGGCGCCTCGGACGAGACGCCGATCCCGTACTACCAGGTCAACGCCATGCTTCGCGGCCCGGACGGCCACGAGGAAACGGTGACGTTTTACGTGTTCCACACCAGCAGTACGGAAGTGCTGGGAGAGGGAGTTCAGCGGTGAACCGCGCCCGGTCATATCGCCGCGCCCAGGCGGGCTTCACGCTCATCGAGATCATGGTCGCGATGACGATCCTCGTTGTGCTTGTTGGCGGGGTGTACGTGTGCTTTGCGTCGGTCGCGACCACCGCGGAGATCGCTCGGGAGGCTTCGGAGAGCCTGCGCTTGCGGCAGTTTCTGTGGAACCAGCTTCGCGATGATCTGGCTTCCATCAGCGCCAAGCCGGACGGGGAATACGCCCTGATAGGGGAGGATGGATCGGGCCCCTTCGGCGATGCCGACACCCTGCGTTTCGCGACCTCCCTGCCGTTGTCCGGGGCGAAGTCGCTGCCCGGTATCGTGAAGCTGGTCGAATATTATATCGACGACGGCAGCGGCGAGGGCGAGGGCCTGTTTCGCACGTTTGATGGCGTGGAGCGCGAGGAGCAGGAGGGGACCACCCTGTTCATTACGGAAAAGCCGCTGGTGCTTCTGGCCGGCGGGGACGAGCTCTTTCCGGCCGCCGAGCTGCGCCAGGATTCGGAGGAGGGCGTATGGGAGCGGGAAATCCCGATCCGCTCCTTTAATGTGGAGTACTACGACGGGCTGGCGGAAGAGTGGACGCCCGAATGGAATTCCGACGAACTGGGATTCCTGCCGTGGGCCGTACGGATCCAGATCAATCTGGCGAAAACGAAGTCTCAACTGGAGGCCGATCGCGCCGCGGGGGTCGATCCCACACGGGATTTCGATTTGGAGATGGTGGCGATACTGCCGGCGGGCTCGGGAGTCCTGGGCGAGTTTCTCGACCCGAACCACTACCGGAGCACCGATCAGGCGGCGGAAGCGGCGGGTGAAGGGTGA
- a CDS encoding type II secretion system protein encodes MGIDTCPSSPIGNSRTPPVTSEAADPRRFPSRLRTMLKLPRHSPSRAAGRAGFTLLELSVVVFLIGVIAAIAVPRLIPVIAFSELEGTARHVAGYGQGAMAHSALLRERVVVRVDLDAQEMFAVHWIYPETDEEKALAEEPDQLAKFAALRDQGIRSKADLAEKMLQGGELSSLLGGDKEFDLDLAGYQMDDRFNAFTRKALEARAANVKHNADFLADAGNILGEENTFVLDAEEPEEEELADPVLRRMRPRGDARITGVEIDGEYLTRGVAEIEFSVLGLSQHVAFHIENGDDAYTVIWDPVQARTRMVQGLEYGK; translated from the coding sequence ATGGGAATCGACACATGCCCGTCCTCGCCGATCGGAAATAGCAGAACTCCACCCGTAACCAGCGAGGCCGCGGACCCGCGCCGGTTCCCTTCCCGGCTGAGAACCATGCTGAAATTACCCCGACATAGCCCGTCCCGCGCGGCGGGGCGCGCCGGATTCACGCTGCTCGAACTGTCGGTGGTGGTGTTTCTGATTGGCGTGATCGCGGCGATCGCCGTGCCGCGTCTCATCCCCGTGATCGCGTTCAGCGAACTGGAAGGCACGGCGCGCCATGTGGCGGGCTACGGCCAGGGCGCGATGGCGCATTCCGCGCTGTTGCGCGAGCGCGTGGTGGTGCGGGTCGATCTGGATGCCCAGGAGATGTTCGCCGTCCACTGGATCTACCCGGAGACTGACGAGGAAAAGGCGCTCGCGGAAGAGCCGGATCAGCTGGCGAAGTTCGCCGCGCTACGCGATCAGGGGATCCGCTCCAAGGCCGATCTTGCGGAGAAGATGTTGCAGGGCGGGGAGCTGAGCAGCCTGCTGGGGGGCGACAAGGAGTTTGACCTGGACCTGGCGGGCTACCAGATGGACGATCGCTTCAATGCCTTTACGCGCAAGGCGCTGGAGGCGCGCGCGGCGAACGTCAAGCATAACGCGGACTTTCTCGCGGATGCCGGCAATATCCTGGGGGAGGAGAACACCTTCGTTCTGGATGCGGAGGAGCCGGAAGAGGAGGAGCTGGCGGACCCGGTGCTGCGGCGCATGCGCCCGCGCGGCGATGCCCGGATTACCGGCGTGGAGATCGATGGGGAGTATTTGACGCGGGGCGTGGCGGAAATCGAGTTCAGCGTGCTGGGCCTGTCGCAGCACGTGGCCTTTCACATCGAAAACGGCGACGATGCGTATACCGTGATCTGGGATCCAGTCCAGGCGCGGACGCGCATGGTCCAGGGCCTGGAGTACGGCAAATAA
- the gspG gene encoding type II secretion system major pseudopilin GspG produces MKKKRQRRGNAGFTLVELMVVISIIAVLAAIVGYNVLGSVDEGNIAAAKAQIKQFDTALTAYKIKFKKFPETLDGLVNPPSGDSILNAKSIPTDPWGNPYVYTIEGSSKYVIMSYGADGVAGGQGVDADIRSDDMGGE; encoded by the coding sequence ATGAAAAAGAAACGGCAACGGCGCGGGAATGCGGGCTTTACGCTGGTGGAGCTGATGGTGGTGATATCGATTATCGCGGTGCTCGCGGCGATCGTGGGCTACAACGTGCTCGGATCCGTGGACGAAGGCAATATCGCGGCGGCCAAGGCGCAGATCAAGCAGTTTGACACCGCGCTGACGGCCTACAAGATTAAATTCAAGAAGTTCCCGGAAACGCTTGACGGCCTGGTTAACCCGCCGAGCGGGGATTCCATCTTAAACGCGAAATCGATCCCCACGGATCCCTGGGGCAATCCCTACGTGTACACGATTGAAGGGTCCAGCAAGTACGTGATCATGTCCTATGGCGCGGACGGCGTGGCCGGCGGCCAGGGTGTGGATGCCGACATCCGAAGCGACGACATGGGCGGCGAATAA
- the gspF gene encoding type II secretion system inner membrane protein GspF: protein MPVYEYKAIAKATGKTAKGVIDADNAAQARQKLRDQELFPTDIAESASVAASRKGDGGAGRSGGGGRVSVRDLAMLTRQFAVLLKAGMPLVDALAAMQEQTSKQRLQAAIYDIRDHVNSGMSLGDAMAKHPRLFSNLYVNMVRAGEVSGTLEEVLIRLADIQEHQAKLRGQLMSSLAYPVFMGLFAIAVVVFLMTFIVPRITLIFERQEAALPRPTQILIASSDILGSYWYLMVGAVFGLFALWRYWISQPKGRLTWDRVKLRFPLYGGLHLKLVCARFARTMGTMLQSGLTMLPALEVVNSVLDNAYFKEHMDEVKAGVRRGRDLAQPLRETGLFPSMMIHMIELGQRSGEIESMLIKVADTYDEDVRLTIDAVVGLIEPVIIIVMGVFVGFLVISILLPILNMSQNL from the coding sequence ATGCCCGTCTACGAATACAAAGCGATCGCCAAGGCGACCGGGAAGACCGCGAAGGGCGTGATCGATGCGGACAACGCCGCGCAGGCGCGCCAGAAGCTCCGGGATCAGGAGCTGTTCCCCACAGACATTGCCGAGAGCGCGAGCGTGGCGGCGTCGCGAAAGGGCGACGGGGGGGCCGGTCGGAGCGGGGGCGGGGGCCGGGTTTCCGTGCGGGATCTGGCCATGCTTACGCGGCAGTTCGCGGTGCTGTTGAAGGCGGGCATGCCGCTGGTCGACGCGCTGGCGGCCATGCAGGAGCAGACAAGCAAGCAGCGGCTTCAGGCGGCGATCTACGATATTCGCGATCACGTAAACAGCGGCATGTCGCTGGGCGATGCGATGGCGAAGCATCCGCGGCTGTTCTCGAACCTGTACGTGAACATGGTTCGCGCGGGCGAAGTGAGCGGCACGCTGGAGGAGGTGCTGATCCGGCTGGCGGACATCCAGGAGCACCAGGCGAAATTGCGCGGCCAGCTCATGTCCAGCCTGGCGTACCCGGTCTTCATGGGGCTCTTCGCGATCGCGGTGGTCGTGTTCCTGATGACGTTCATCGTGCCGCGGATCACGCTCATCTTCGAGCGCCAGGAAGCCGCGCTGCCCCGCCCCACGCAGATCCTGATCGCGAGCAGCGACATTCTGGGGAGCTACTGGTACCTCATGGTTGGCGCGGTCTTCGGCCTGTTCGCGCTATGGCGCTACTGGATTTCGCAGCCGAAGGGCCGCCTCACGTGGGACCGCGTCAAGCTGCGCTTCCCGCTCTACGGCGGCCTGCACCTCAAGCTGGTGTGCGCGCGTTTTGCGCGAACCATGGGCACCATGCTCCAGAGCGGCCTGACCATGCTGCCGGCCCTGGAAGTGGTGAATTCCGTGCTCGACAATGCCTATTTCAAAGAGCACATGGACGAGGTGAAGGCGGGGGTGCGCCGGGGCCGCGACCTGGCCCAGCCCCTCCGCGAGACGGGGCTGTTCCCGTCGATGATGATCCACATGATCGAACTGGGCCAGCGCAGCGGCGAGATCGAATCGATGCTCATCAAGGTGGCGGACACCTACGACGAGGACGTCCGTTTGACGATTGACGCGGTGGTGGGCCTGATCGAGCCTGTTATAATTATTGTGATGGGGGTCTTTGTCGGCTTCCTGGTGATTTCCATCCTGCTGCCCATATTGAATATGAGCCAGAACCTGTAA
- the gspE gene encoding type II secretion system ATPase GspE: MSNGDDLQLCEILLRNGAVHAEQVAEALELQKIRPKRVGEILLDLGYVEEEQVLRALGEQFDIPYQADLSEQVDASLTTKVPISFIREYSMVPYKQNGSGYLVAVNDPVNLLPLDDLRLLLDGNVSPVLCTKADIKRIIDGYFEQQSENAAEMIDSITMADSDEYKSLASIGSERDLLDLANEAPIIKLINLVITGAVKERASDIHIEPFEREVRVRYRIDGVLYEKFTVPRGQQAAVISRVKIMADLNIAEHRLPQDGRIKIRLSGKEIDIRVSIIPIAHGERVVMRILEKGSFLFSLEQLGMEARDNKQLDKIILSSHGIVLVTGPTGSGKSTTLYAALQRVNSPEKNIITVEDPIEYQLEGIGQIQVAPKIGLTFAAGLRSILRQDPDIILVGEIRDLETAEMAVQASLTGHLVFSTLHTNDSAGAITRLVNMGIEPFLVTSSTIAIQAQRLVRRICNECRQPYRPEPETWPDLGVEPPSGDPILYHAVGCKKCSDRGYRGRMGIFELLIMTPKIQEMALQGADSNAIKREARKFGMRTLREDGANRAIKGLTSAEEILRVTRNDMEEEFMD, translated from the coding sequence ATGAGCAACGGCGACGACCTGCAACTCTGCGAGATCTTGCTGCGCAACGGGGCCGTCCATGCGGAACAGGTCGCGGAGGCGCTGGAGCTCCAGAAAATCCGCCCCAAACGCGTGGGCGAGATCCTGCTCGATCTGGGTTATGTGGAGGAGGAGCAGGTGCTGCGCGCGCTCGGGGAGCAGTTCGATATCCCCTACCAGGCGGATCTGTCGGAGCAGGTGGACGCCTCGCTGACGACCAAGGTCCCTATTTCCTTCATCCGCGAGTATTCGATGGTGCCGTACAAGCAGAACGGCAGCGGCTACCTCGTCGCGGTGAACGATCCCGTCAACCTGCTTCCGCTGGACGATCTGCGGTTGCTGCTCGACGGGAACGTGAGCCCGGTCCTGTGCACCAAGGCGGACATCAAGCGGATTATCGACGGCTACTTCGAGCAGCAGAGCGAAAACGCGGCCGAGATGATCGACAGCATCACGATGGCCGATTCGGACGAGTACAAGTCCCTTGCGAGCATCGGTTCCGAGCGCGACCTGCTCGACCTGGCGAACGAAGCGCCCATCATCAAGCTTATTAACCTGGTGATCACCGGCGCGGTGAAAGAGCGGGCATCGGACATACACATCGAGCCGTTCGAGCGCGAGGTGCGCGTCCGGTACCGCATCGACGGTGTGCTCTACGAGAAGTTTACGGTTCCGCGCGGGCAGCAGGCCGCGGTAATCTCCCGCGTGAAGATCATGGCCGATTTGAACATCGCGGAGCACCGGCTTCCACAGGACGGACGCATCAAGATCCGGCTGAGCGGCAAGGAGATCGACATCCGCGTGTCGATTATCCCGATTGCGCACGGCGAGCGCGTGGTGATGCGTATCCTCGAGAAAGGGAGCTTTCTCTTCAGCCTCGAGCAGCTGGGCATGGAGGCGCGCGATAACAAGCAGCTCGACAAGATCATCCTCAGCTCGCACGGGATCGTGCTGGTGACGGGCCCCACGGGTTCTGGCAAGTCCACCACGCTCTATGCGGCGCTCCAGCGGGTGAATTCGCCCGAGAAGAACATTATTACGGTGGAGGACCCGATCGAGTACCAGCTCGAAGGGATCGGCCAAATTCAGGTTGCGCCGAAGATCGGCCTGACCTTCGCGGCGGGCCTGCGCAGCATCCTGCGCCAGGACCCGGACATCATTCTGGTGGGCGAAATCCGCGACCTGGAGACGGCGGAGATGGCGGTCCAGGCGTCGCTCACGGGCCACCTGGTGTTTTCGACGCTGCACACAAACGACAGCGCCGGCGCCATCACGCGGCTGGTGAATATGGGCATCGAACCCTTCCTGGTGACGTCGTCCACGATCGCGATTCAGGCGCAGCGCCTGGTGCGCCGGATCTGCAACGAATGCCGCCAGCCCTACCGGCCCGAGCCGGAAACGTGGCCGGACCTGGGCGTCGAGCCGCCTAGCGGCGACCCAATCCTCTACCACGCGGTGGGTTGCAAGAAGTGTTCGGACCGCGGTTACCGCGGGCGCATGGGCATCTTCGAGCTGCTGATCATGACCCCGAAGATCCAGGAAATGGCGTTGCAGGGCGCGGACTCCAACGCGATCAAGCGCGAAGCGCGCAAGTTCGGGATGCGGACCTTGCGGGAGGACGGCGCCAACCGGGCGATTAAGGGCCTGACCTCGGCGGAGGAAATCCTTCGCGTAACGCGGAACGATATGGAAGAAGAGTTCATGGACTGA